Sequence from the Triplophysa rosa linkage group LG22, Trosa_1v2, whole genome shotgun sequence genome:
TGACAAAGACGTCATTTTAAACTCTGGGTTACTGTAATCCTCATTGTAAGCAACTCGTCATTTTatactttataaaaatgtgCTAATCTCCTTTCAAATTACAAGCGTGACATAACGCCAGGGTTAAAATTGGCTTTAAAGTAGTATTGAACAATGTTAATCCAGGGGTTAATCTGTGtcaagatatatatatatatatttaacccTGCTTGTTTCACTACAGACAACACTTCATACTAAACTGTGATGTTAGTGTCTCATAcgtaaaacaatcaaacatttgaTCGCTTACCTGCAGATTGActgttgctaacattttccACTGCGAGGAAACAAAATGAGAACAATCGATTTAATGGAGACCATGCGGCACATATCATATTATGTTTTTGCATGTTTGAAGTCTGTCCGGAAAGGCTCTTTGTCTTGTTTGGGGGACTGAAGAAAGCGATTTCTTTCTGTCGACAGTCAACTGTGCTATTTTCAGATTAAACATCTATAAATAATCATGCTTAATGCTATCAACGGTCAATACCGGTATATTGCAACACCTGAAGTATGAAATGTTGAAATGCTTTCATCATTATATTCCAGCTCTTACTtgatcttctgttgtgttcgtTTTCTCTGTAGAGTCGATGGACGCGCTCCACCAGCTCCCACTTCTCACAGCAACCTGAATAGTTGACGAAGTTTCGTGCGAGGATCTCCTTCAGCTGCCGTACTGTCAGACTCTCGATGTCGGCTTCGTGAGCCAGATCTGAAAGGGAGGCGCGCGCCCGTCTCTGCGTCGCTGGACTCGCCTGCTCGAAGCAGACAGGTGGGTTAACATTTAACTGCAACAACAAACCTCATAAACGTTCTTTCTCAAGGGGTCGTTCTATAAGTGGTTATCATACaacattacagtaaaatatgcTGAAATGTACTGTACACTTGAAGGTGGAGAACATAGTGTAGATGTACAGTGTATAGTACACCGTTTATAATACAACTGTTCTTTTGTCTCACCTCTAGTATGTCTTCATGAGGTTCCAGGTTAAGAAGAGAAACCGACGCAGCATCTCCATGGTCCTACAAAACATCACAGAAAACTGTAGTAAACCAAAATTAACAAcaataatactttttttgttaacaGATTAGTAGATAAACAATTTTATATCTTAATACAGTGCTGCTTGACAAATAACAAGTTCCAAGATACAATCTCAAAAAGCTATAAAAAGGGCTTAAAGAGTATataaactaatatatatatatatatttattaagttcaagttcatttatttatagagcACATTTAAAACAGCCACAAgactgaccaaagtgctgtacattagAAAGAATAACCAAAACacataaacagaaataaaaaaatattagggCTGATTAAttatgcgattaatcgtgattaatcgcatccagaataaaagttttacgtaatatatgttggtgtgctgtgcatattaattttgtttttatgaacacatatatttcagaaaaatataacaattaataaacgtttatttagaatttcaattattggtaaatataaattaatatatttaaatatttcctaaatataaagacaagtatgtgtatgttttgtgtttataaatacaaaattaatatgcattttctaaacacaaacttttattctggatgtgattaatcgcgattcatCGTTTGACAGCCATAATATATAGATATATGCACAGATACTAGATTTATCCACCAATACCTGATTATTTAAAGTGATCTGCCAAAACCGAtcctgaagattaaattaatatttcttaactttctgaatgttattaattcagataatgactattaatattaaacatcaaactggagatgtttcttaacattttctatatacagagcacacaTTTTTAAACTTTCGGCCGATAGCgtgaaacatttatttcatcaaCCGATACAGATTATTGGCCGAAATATTGTTGCATCTCTAATACCTACATTTACAAAATTTTACCAGGCGCTCTCTATATCCATTTACTTAATATAACTATGCCATATGTTTTTAATTCAAAAAGTATAACAATggttttataaattaaaaccTACTGTAAGAAAAATTcaccatgtttttattatagtaaaaataaCCATATTTTACAATGGTACATTTGTGGTAACTATGtttttacaacaaataaaaccCAAAAAACTTTGGTTACTAGTTAAACcatgaaatgaaattaatataatGAAATGTTATGCTTGCAATAtctttttctaaaaatatcaaatcatttgtctttgttatgtaATGAAATGACATTCATACACTTTTCGGTATTAAGGATTgccattactgtaaaaatggacatttattcttttttttacattaaaacaatagAGATTTCTTCCCATTAATATCAATATTTCACTGTGTGCTACACTAGGATATTGTTCATAAAGGAGATTCCAGTGTTGGACGATTTCTGCATATGTGGAAATCGAGATaattctcttcctctctctctcttccatgCCGCATTCAGAACAATTAGCTAATGGCTCTGTATTCTTTCTGTTAGCTGTCTGGCTGAAGAATGAGTGTTATGTGAAGGCTCAGCACATGAACTGAATTCTAACACGTGGCCACATGCAGACGCAGGGAGGCTTTGCTGCCGGCTGTTTATCAATAATGGATGGGTCAATCTGACTGCCCAGGTTCTCCTGAGTAAAGCTAGGCCATCACATCTTtaaacacacgacacacacattTTGGTCCTATTAAGAACTTGGGGTGAAAATTGTTTGAATGTGCGTGCGGTTCATCTCTATAAGCAGACGTTATTGTGTCGTGCTGTAAGGAATTATCGGACAACCTGGTCCGGCATTACGTAACCTGCTCAGAACGTCAGAAAAAGCAAAGCTTACGGCCGGCCTCCCCGGATACAGCTGTTTCCAGCATCCGTGAGGCCACGTCGAGTCAAAGCGCTGCTGTTCAGTGTTCAATAACTGAAGGCTGTAAGAAAGCAGTCTACAGATCGGGGGATAAAATGTAATAGATTACTAAACCATGATGTCCTGACAGAGTGTCTTTAAACGGAAAAAGCTGCATAGTCACAATGCAAAATGTTCTAGTTCTTCTACCAATGAGACCACctgaaaaaaacattcagaagATGGGTTTTATTTTGTACTACGCCTGTAAAAAGCAGATCGAAGATCCTCACCTGACTGGTTGTCCCTGAGCTATCGCTGCGGCTTAGAGCTTCTCCCTGAGAGGCGATTCCAGACAGCGCTGACTGTTGCGAGGCGGACCGCACCGCAGGGGCAGACGGGGTGGAGAGGGAACGCGGGAGAGAGTGCAGGCTGTCCGTGTCCGCTTCagcttcctcctcctcttcctcatcttccCCCATCTCCAGCTCGGCACCCAGATGACAGAGCACCAGGTCCACCAGGTCCTGCTTCTCCCTGCATGTGTCCGTGTTGATGTTTCGCAGCATGAGGTACTGCCGCAGGTCTTTGACGCGGAGTCGCATTAACCGCGGCCGCTGGAAGGCCGTGCCCCACAGCAGGTGGCAGGTGGCACAGCGGCGCAGGTTCTCCTGCAGCACGGAGCACAGCGTGCAGAAGCTCTTCTTACAGTCCAGGCAAACGTGCTGAAAGGGCAAAAAGAGGGGCGGGAGACTGATAAATGCCGAAACGATCAGTCTGAGGTTAGAGCAACCAAAAAAAGACGTTTCAGCAATGTTTATAGTTTAGAATGCACACATgcatctgggagacgtctatttgatgtctgcatttacatctgcaagacgtttttttattgtttgcttatCTGCAATACATCTTTGGGATgtctcctgtcagatgtcattttacagtagacatctagaagacgtctgtacgatgtttatgattttgacttttctaagacgtttatcagatcggcagatctttagcagacatcttacagacgtacctgtgctatctgggcatGAATCCGCTGCTTATCAGATGCTTGGACACAAACATGATGCTTAAAagaataaatgtgaccctggacaacaaaaccagtcttatgtgtcaatttttcgaaattgagatttttacataatctgtaaaatgaataaatatgctTTCGATAgacatatgagttgttagaataggacaatatctgggcgagatacaaccgtttaaatctcaggaatctgagagtgcaaaaaaatcaaaatattgagaaaattgcctttgaagttgttaatcagggNaaatgagaaaataaataaaaatcgtAATGATGCTTAAAAGTTCCTGTTGCGCTAGCAGCACAAAGGGTTTGGATTCTGATAAAAATGTACTGCGAATGCATAAAAacgtctgtcaaatgcatgaatgcaatgtaaatgtaagttggtagcaaataaataaataactcatATCGTTCAGCCGCCTATGGTGAACAAACTCGTATCACGAGATCAGCAATTGAAGTACATCTGGGTTTAGTTGCTCTAAGTGATGCTGAGCATCTCTCCCATCATTGCTGGACACACAATTTCATCTCTGAATTTGTGCTTTCAATCTCTTTGAAAAACAGTTCTGGACTCTCTGTCGGCTCTGTGATTGTTCTCAAATGCCAACATGTTTATAAATCCACTCTTCAATCAATCCATTTTACTCCACCAGCTCCTAGCATGCATGCGGACGCCACGGCAGATCCGTCACGCCGTCCGAATGGCTGCAAACAGCTGTGAAAGCGCTGATACGATATCAAAACACTGAGATCTATCATCACCTCTGTCCTTTAACAGGCAGCAGACCTTCACAAGACTTACAAAACACAGATACATACACAGCtgcttatatttttatattgccgCAACCACAAAAAGCCATGGTGTAGTGATCTACACACGATTTGCTAAGGTGCTGGTATGAAATGTTGGTGATTTGACAACCTTTCGTCGGAACACCGAGAAGGCAAGTCCACAAGCTTTGCACACCAGGCCTGTGCTTCCTGAGGTGGAGCTGGCGGGGGGGTAGGTGGAGTATCCAGCGCTGGGGGCGAAGCGGAACGGCCCGGCTCCAGCTCCAAAGCCTGGCTGCTGGGTGCGGACTGCCCCTGTGCCCATCACCTCGTTCAACAGCCCGCAACATGACGCCCACATGGAGGAGGCCCCCGCCTAGAacgaaaaacatttttcatatgAAGTATGCTTGAAATCTTgagtaaaaacaaaccaaacagcAAACATTATCAAATTAATGGACGTTTTCCCAAACGCTTCTAACATTGCTGTCCAGCGTCTGCCATTATTTGGACAAACAGGTCGTCCTGTCTCTGTGTTTAAACGTTTTACAAAAATAGGTAAGAGCTTATGTTTtcaaagtacaaaaaaaaaatgtccatgttttcaacatataaaataataatatattatataatataaaacaatttgaCAAAATTTGACAAATCTTTGCTGTCACACTATAGGACACATTACCCATATACAGAACAAAAACTGGCTTAGCTTCTCTGGATTATATTTCACAATACAGCACAACAAAAAGACCTTTTTCAAAAAAGCCCAACATGAATGTCCCCACCGAGGTCAGATTTATTCATCCACATGAAATCAAGCCCATATGCTTTACTGACTTTCACATTACATAACTCACTTCCAACTGTTCTGCATCAAAACAAAAAGGAACTGCGCTCAATTTATTCGTATTAGTATTAAATCAGAgagtttaatatttttaaacttggTCTGTGTTCTTCTGCCGTAAATCAAATAGTTTGGAAGGTTAAGTGAATCCCAGACAGTGTGAGGAATATGATACAGCAAAAATGTCTGTTGGGGTCATTTTAGATGCAGCTATAATTCCTGTGCACATTTCGACGTTAACACGATGTCAGACTCCGAGGGCTAAACAGATGGACATCTCTCAGGTTTCAGCTAAATGGATATTCGAACCAAACAATGCTCTCATAACATCATACAACGTGGAGGGATAGACCGAGAAAGCCTTCACTACTAAGAGTATCCTTACTCTCTGTCTCTGACAGTCTAATAGTGTGAGGTTTCTGAGAGCTTTCGTTTACTTAAGGTGTAAATTTAGACACTGGTTATAAGTAATTTCGCTTTTGCTATGCCGGACGTGTCATAATACTGCCAGCATCGTTTGATATCATTGGTTGaaacgaaaacgtgacgacgTCTTAGTAGTgagtcagccaccgtagtgctttgaaaggaggtgggaggggtggagtgagccgttggttgcaattcagcGCTAAATGGACCTTTAAATGCAAACTCCCATGAATATTATGAGATAAAATGATGCCGACCAATAGCAAAGCTCAAACAGAATGAAA
This genomic interval carries:
- the rnf34b gene encoding E3 ubiquitin-protein ligase RNF34 isoform X4; the encoded protein is MWASCCGLLNEVMGTGAVRTQQPGFGAGAGPFRFAPSAGYSTYPPASSTSGSTGLVCKACGLAFSVFRRKHVCLDCKKSFCTLCSVLQENLRRCATCHLLWGTAFQRPRLMRLRVKDLRQYLMLRNINTDTCREKQDLVDLVLCHLGAELEMGEDEEEEEEAEADTDSLHSLPRSLSTPSAPAVRSASQQSALSGIASQGEALSRSDSSGTTSQDHGDAASVSLLNLEPHEDILEASPATQRRARASLSDLAHEADIESLTVRQLKEILARNFVNYSGCCEKWELVERVHRLYRENEHNRRSMENVSNSQSADGVAAAQLGGVDENLCRICMDAVIDCVLLECGHMVTCTKCGKRMNECPICRQYVVRAVHVFKS
- the rnf34b gene encoding E3 ubiquitin-protein ligase RNF34 isoform X3 — encoded protein: MKAGASSMWASCCGLLNEVMGTGAVRTQQPGFGAGAGPFRFAPSAGYSTYPPASSTSGSTGLVCKACGLAFSVFRRKHVCLDCKKSFCTLCSVLQENLRRCATCHLLWGTAFQRPRLMRLRVKDLRQYLMLRNINTDTCREKQDLVDLVLCHLGAELEMGEDEEEEEEAEADTDSLHSLPRSLSTPSAPAVRSASQQSALSGIASQGEALSRSDSSGTTSQDHGDAASVSLLNLEPHEDILEASPATQRRARASLSDLAHEADIESLTVRQLKEILARNFVNYSGCCEKWELVERVHRLYRENEHNRRSMENVSNSQSAVIAYPPSICNGGIGDGVAAAQLGGVDENLCRICMDAVIDCVLLECGHMVTCTKCGKRMNECPICRQYVVRAVHVFKS
- the rnf34b gene encoding E3 ubiquitin-protein ligase RNF34 isoform X1, coding for MCGLLHVLYYTFVFAYGRCLLVQAGASSMWASCCGLLNEVMGTGAVRTQQPGFGAGAGPFRFAPSAGYSTYPPASSTSGSTGLVCKACGLAFSVFRRKHVCLDCKKSFCTLCSVLQENLRRCATCHLLWGTAFQRPRLMRLRVKDLRQYLMLRNINTDTCREKQDLVDLVLCHLGAELEMGEDEEEEEEAEADTDSLHSLPRSLSTPSAPAVRSASQQSALSGIASQGEALSRSDSSGTTSQDHGDAASVSLLNLEPHEDILEASPATQRRARASLSDLAHEADIESLTVRQLKEILARNFVNYSGCCEKWELVERVHRLYRENEHNRRSMENVSNSQSAVIAYPPSICNGGIGDGVAAAQLGGVDENLCRICMDAVIDCVLLECGHMVTCTKCGKRMNECPICRQYVVRAVHVFKS
- the rnf34b gene encoding E3 ubiquitin-protein ligase RNF34 isoform X2 gives rise to the protein MCGLLHVLYYTFVFAYGRCLLVQAGASSMWASCCGLLNEVMGTGAVRTQQPGFGAGAGPFRFAPSAGYSTYPPASSTSGSTGLVCKACGLAFSVFRRKHVCLDCKKSFCTLCSVLQENLRRCATCHLLWGTAFQRPRLMRLRVKDLRQYLMLRNINTDTCREKQDLVDLVLCHLGAELEMGEDEEEEEEAEADTDSLHSLPRSLSTPSAPAVRSASQQSALSGIASQGEALSRSDSSGTTSQDHGDAASVSLLNLEPHEDILEASPATQRRARASLSDLAHEADIESLTVRQLKEILARNFVNYSGCCEKWELVERVHRLYRENEHNRRSMENVSNSQSADGVAAAQLGGVDENLCRICMDAVIDCVLLECGHMVTCTKCGKRMNECPICRQYVVRAVHVFKS